From Zea mays cultivar B73 chromosome 3, Zm-B73-REFERENCE-NAM-5.0, whole genome shotgun sequence:
agaactcacatgcaaaaaggtcttggttcggcccgaaatggccgataaaggccaAGGCAAAGGCATCGTCATTAGCGATCCTCGCATGTCActtatatcacaaaaggagattgctcgaaaggcttcggacgagaaggctaaaaagtccgaagacgccggggcaggcacaattaatgaACTAAACTCATCAGCCTAGCCCGAGCATCGCAAatggtccggcacctacgtgcggacggtccggtgctcagataaacggtccggctaactcagccggacagtccactTATGACCAAAGGCATCAGCCTCTACACGAAGCAAGGaaaaagacgcaaggtcaaagcacatatagtcggctgatcaaagccgaccctacttttgatcagttgctctccaaaaatgctagcaaaaagactgttccacgtgatcggtcaacaaagaaacctcggtcacctgctaaaacgaAATGGCCGAACAAAATGGCCCAAAAGGCGACGcgacaagcatcgcctattcatcctatgagaccagggtactttccacctgtttattcatcgtcggtatattgtCCTACTCAAATGTGGAATGGCATgacgatgaatccatggtacatgtatagtccctttgtctatctaggctggggggcacctccattctattcattctgatgcattgatcaaatggtcgtggccaagaaagatacaatccaaaacggcctttatacattggtgctttattgaatgatctctattttgaaaagccggtgacttacatcaggtttagttcatatgcttttggttcgttaaccttcaccaaaaggcaggggcatatgttggaAGCCAAAAAAGgttgtgcggacggtccggccctgaggccggactgtccgcggtggtgacgcggacggtccgcgcgtgcgcagagtcagttagggttcctagtttctcgtgggatttgttacctaaaaccgtgggATTGACTCAGAAATCAGttcgaagcggatccagacctccccctttatatagataaaGGGCTACGACCAATTgaaccccccaacaatcgatcaaatcaagtctattactcgtttttaccttatgcattaggagtagttctagtctagttctcgtttagccctagtttaatattccaatccccaaattcttcgcttctcttcgactctacgtcgattagaggagtctaggtcggcctgccgagcctagacaacccctaggatctctcctccccgacggggtccctcccaggagTGAGATCCAAGCACCGCAGGCGACCTTTCGCCGCccctacgcacgcgcggaccgtccggccccagggtgcggaccgtccggttatcaggcagggaaccctaaccctgcgccaggccgcggaccgtccgcgcctgtgcagagagcaccgccgccggttcttgttgagtgtttggcacccgaaaaaggtgtcaacaattaCCTTTATTTATTCGGTAATTTACCGTCGATAATGAATTCGgtatattttcataaaaatattAAATCTGAGCCGATCTTTGTAAATTCATAACAAATCCATCTTAacttagaaaaatatgaaataaattttattatttttctaaaaTTAAGATCTATCTAATGATATGTAGTTTAGAGTTGTTCGAATATTTTATGGATCTTATTTATAGTTTTTTCCAATTATTACTCTTAATGCATATATCCATAATTTGCACGAGGGTCTCAGAAGGACTAGGATGATAGAAATTATGTTGACTTTCTAATTATATGTATGTGTGCACGGTGCTTGTCACTTGTATTTGTGAGTTTAATGTCTTGTGAGATCTATTTACTACGACCGTCTTCTAAGAGGATTTCAAATACAATTATGTTATTTAAGGAGTTGGTTACAAGATATTCATCTCCCAAACTGGATTTACTGAGATGGTCAAACGTGGTACATCTCCCAAAACATATTAAATTGGCCCGGCTATTCAAACTAAAATATATTCTCTAATTGATACGCACAAATTGTTGTATGAGATCGATCTAATCATATACTTATATGGTTAGTGTCATGTTCTATGGATTGGTATGTTTATCGTTTTGGTAATTTTTGATCATTATCGATGCACTTTCGATCATATACTTCAGTTATTGACACTATCGAAATATCAATGCCATTTTCATCTTCGGCAATATCGTATCGTTTTCATTTTCGTCAAAATAATTTGAAAGTGAAAGTGGTGGAGCCTTTTTTTGATTGCTTCCGATCGTTTTCAACCCTAGTTGGTCGAAACAGAGTTCAAGTTCTGATTTCAACTCTGATCGTTAGAACTAACTCCACATCTGCCAACACTCAAAACTGGCCAAGGCCCAAGTATTAGGAGCGCAAAATAGTCGCCTTGAAAACCTACTTATCCATCTCAATATATATATGTAAATTTCACACCAAACAAACCTTAGATATATGTGTACCTAAATAAGACCATGTGTCCATGAGTCCATCTCAATTCACATGTCACACTTACACATATAGATTATTCAGGCCATGTATTCTGTATTTATCTCAGTGAATTGAGATGGGTACGTACATGTATATCTAAATAAGACATAACAATGAGACGATATACAGTCAAACAGGTTGAAGTTCATATCCATATCGTGCGAGAGAGAGAAAAGACGAGAGAATCAGGCCTGTGCAATAGATGCACGCGCTGGCAAGACATGCATATGAATCATGTCATCAGCATGTTGGATGGAAAAAGGCATGTTGGTCTTGCTATTTATCTAATTACTATTTCGAGTACAATAAACCGCCCATGCGGCCGATCGCAGCATCGACAGCGTGGTTGGTTCACGTGTAAGGAGGGACTTATAAGAACGAAAAAAAAACTGAGTGGACTTTTGTAAGATAACGATTAATGAACCCAAGATGTGTCAATAGTCAATGCAGGCAAGTTGGGTACATTTGGTATATGCACAGTTACTCAGTTAGACGAATCGATGAAGGTCCGTAACAAGTACAATAATGGGCTCTAAGTCTTCTTATATGGAAGAGAAAGACATCAAAAAATAGAGGGGTTGTCTCTCATGCAAGACAAAAGGATGAAAGAGACAAGAGATTTATCTAAGAGCCAGCCTTAAAGTTAGCTTTATAGTTTATAATATGAGTGTGTTTATTGTTAGCTATACCTATAGATGACATGGTAAATAGTTAGAGCCAACtattattaaacttgctctaAAGCGTTCGTGTGCAAACAAAAGCTGAAAAACATTAAGGCCGGCATGCAGAAACCACACCGAAATTCGACGCGTGCATACAGCTTTAAACGGTCGAATATGCCCCAAAACAGAGACCGTAGATTCATTAAACACCTTACGACTACTACCACTGCTAATCTTGCACATTACATCCTTAATACCGTCATGACTTTGTTCTCCTACTTTTTACTGGCACCCAATACTAGTACCACTAGCAGAAAGGCAGCAAGAGCAACACACAAAAAAGAGGCCAGGGATAGGGCCACTCCTCGTCTCCTCCACTCGGGACTTTTTACAAGCAGCTGACGAAGCAGAGCACGTTTCAGCAGCAGCAGTCGGCTGCAGACCTCTCCGGGCCCCCAGCTCCCAGCTGCAAAAACAAGTGCGTGTCAATCGACCGACGGGAACGGGACCTGCGATGCCCGAGCGAAAGCTTCACTCGCGAAACGGACGGTCAGGGCCCCCACGGGGACTCACCGTCACCGACGAGGCCGGCACGTCGGAGCTCTTGAGCACGCGCAGCCTCTTGGCGGTGGCCACGAACATCCTGCGGCGGACAGGGGCGGGACGGCACCCGGGCACGTGAGACGGGAATTCTATGAGAGTGACCGGGGTGACGCGGACGTGTTGTTGTGTGTGCGAAGCTGCGAATGGGAGGGAGGAGGGGATGCTGGTGCCGGTTTCCACTTACTCCCAGGGGACGTCGCCGGCAAGGACCCTGTCGCCCTCGTCGTCCTCGTACACCAGCGTGTAGTCGCCGCCGATCACGgggccctccccctcctcctcctcctcgccacCCGCCGTGGCCGCTCGGTCCCTCTGAGCTGCGCGATCGGTGGAAAAAAAAAACTAGCTTGATGCGACGACGGACAAGCATGCACATGGCGGCGACACACGCAGTACGGCGGCGTCCGTTTTGGTTTTGGAGGAGACAAGACAAGGCGGGTACGTACCGGCAAGCAGGCCGCGGAAGAGCTTGCCGACGGCGGCGGAGAGGTCGGCGTAGCCGCCGTACGCCGTGAGGTCCACCTTGCGCCCGATCGGCACGCCGTCCATGTTGATCTTCACGAACAGGCCGTCCTTGGCGCTGCCCTCCTGGCGGGTGTGTTTCCCCGACGACGGCCTGGAGGAGGAGGCGGCCAGGTTCCTCCGGAACGACCGCACCGGCGGCCACCCCACCACCGGCGCCGCGCCCGCTGGCCTGACCCTGGCGGATTGAATTGAACGACCATTAAGAAAAAAAATGGACCTTTAGACAGTTGCCTTTTAGAAAAGCGAACAGAGAGAACAACAGCAACACCCGGCAGCccggcaccaccaccaccaccaccacccaccTTGCCTTGGAGACATTGCTCCCACTGGCGGCCTGGATAGCGTAGGCAGAGGCCTCGGCGGGCTCCTCCCTGGCGGCGTCCAAACCTGAGGCTACCAAACGTCAGAACATGGAACCACGTAGCCATTTGCGACAGGAAACAAGAAGTGTACTACTAGCTCCAATCGTGGCAGACGAACACCTGAAGGCCGGGCGAAGTAGGCCGGGAGGCCGAGGCTGAGCTCGAGGCCGCTGTCCAGGGCCTCCTCTCCGGCTCCGAGCGGGCCGCGCCACGCCATGATCGCCGCCGCCCGCGTCCCTGAAGCTCGCGGTCACGGTCACGGGTCACTGGCACGACTCAAGCAGAAGCAGGCAGAGAAGCGAGCAGTGGTTCGGCAAGAGAGGGTGTGTGTATATAAACGAGGATGGCGACCGGGGAGGAAAGGCTGCCCCCGCCTGcctcagcgagagagagagaagagtataggaGAGCGCCAGAGCGGTGAACAGAAGAGGAGGCAGGAAGACGACGGAAGGAAGCACAGGTGCTGCGCCTCGCGGTGCCCGAGGTGACCAAAAGGCGGCAAGGGAACAAGAGGTCAGAAGGCTCCCTCCCTGAAACGTACACGTACTACTACGTGACGGCCGAGCCTCAAAGCTGCAGGTGTGAGGGAATAAGGTCCAGTCGCACGGACGAAAGACAGCGGACAACAAGTACTAGGCTCCTCTGTTCCGTTCCGTCCGTCGCccgcaccctctctctctctctctagctcGCAGTCGCACAGCCGGCAGCTAGAGCTCGGTCGCTGCCTGCTTCCCTCTTGCCTGTAGCTCTACAGTAGCAGAGGAGCTAGCTACTGTAGTACAAGATATGCAGGGCGAGATTCCAAGGAGCACAAGGAAAGCCGGCAAGAGCTACAGAGGGCTATGGTGGCCGCCCCGCCCGCCAAGCAAGAAGAAGCAACGGCTGCCTACCGATCGAGATCGCCGTCGGTCGTCGGTCCGTCTCTCTTCTATCTCTCTCTCGTGCGCTCCAGGTCTAGGGAGGTTGCcaggtgtgtgtgagagagagtgttgcggtgctCGTCTTGCCTCTTGCCCCTTATAAATAAAAATGGCGGCAAAAAGCGAAACGAATCTGCTCCATGGCACGCACGCATCGCTTCATCCCTCCCTCCGCCGTGTTCCTCTCCTTTTTTTTTCATTATATGAAAACCTTAACGGGGATACAGACGGATCTTCGCTGCGCAAAGCAAACTCTACgcattacactatccagcgactaataaaaagaaacggagggagtactacgTACGAGTATCTCGCAGTGTGCACGGCACTCCCTACACGACCTCACAAAACGACGAGCGTTCTTACGTTCACTCGATCCGAGCTCACAAAATGACCGCAGAAACGAGTTGCCGTTGCCGAAATGCGGCAGCTAGCTCCGTGGCCACTGGCCACTGGCGTTTGCTGTTTGCACTACTAGTACGTACAGTAGATGTAGACGCGTCATGCATGTGTGAACGTGACAAAAAACGgcggtgctggtgctggtgctggataAAAGAAGAAGGCAAGCAAGGCCATCGGATAAGACGATAAGCTCCGAAATTCTGGCCATGGCCGCAGCATTTGGTCGTCTGggttttcctctctctctttttttataGCCtgtaaaaaagaaaagaaattgcaGGATGCAGATCGAGCGCGTCAAGCTGACTTTGCAGGATTTtggggggtggggggggggggggggggggggaagaaacaggACAGGAGTTTGGCGTGATGTCATTCTGTCTAGTGAGGGAGTATTATATCATGCTGTTTATACGGATCCTGTTTGGATCCTTTTCTACGATTGGCTACAGACACTGACACGACTTTTAGTTAGTCCACCCTCAAACCAAGGACCAGTTTATTAACTAGACAATTCAAATAAGATACCTATtcgaatgagagagagagagagagaatataAGAGTCATCTCGTATTCTCGTAGCAGCAAACAACAGATAGAACGGTTTGCAAGTCACAAACTGTGCCAAAAAGGCTGATGCCCGCTCGCCAAGGCGCACAGGCACAGATGCAGATGCCCGCGGCTGCAGAGCCTGCTGCTATCGCGGGGGATTGGCAGTAGCCCACACAGGCACACAGACAGAGTAGCTCCGTCACTGCTGGCCGGGTCCCACACCGCCGGCACGCGAAGCAGCCAACGGGGAGACGAAACGTGCTGCTGCCTTTCCTGGGTCCGTGTCACCGCGGCGGGGCTCACATGGCTGCCTGGAGGCGACGGGTGGCTCAGGCTCAGGCCGCGTCGTCGCGACTTGACCCCGACCGGACCTCCCCCCCAAATCTGGCACCATCATTTCCCCTAGTGCACCCTACAGCACTAGTACTCCTACTCCGGATCTACTAGGAGTATAGACCACCCCATCCCCATTGGCGATAGAGCACCATCGACTCTCAAAAAGGTACCATAGCCTCCGTAGTATAGTACTACGTAGCAGTTGGCCAGTACCACACCTCCGTGAAACAGATCGCCAAGAAAGACAAGCTCCGGTTTTACCGCACCCATTTCTGTGCTGCCGCATGTGTCCCTCTGTAAGTCTGTATACTGCGACCGATTTTGTTTCTGATATGTGTCGCTCTGCTCTGCGTCACCGATAAGAGGGCGAAAAAAAAAAATGTCGCCCGCTGCAGCAGATATTTACTGTATCATGGACTCTACATCGTTTCATGTAGAGTGGATGACTACGGCTAGCCTAAATCTAGAGCTGACGAGCGAGATACGATAACACGACATGTCTCACGTAGAACAGGAGATAAGATCACGAATAGTTTGGAACCGGGAACAGCCACTTTAATCATCTATGCATGAAATTGAGCCCCCTAGAAAAGCAACCTTTTGAGGCATGAAACAACCACTTTAGTAACTCCAAAATAAAACTAAGCCAAAAAAGCTAAGATTTAAATACTCGGAATTCACACGTGGAATCGTAAATTTGAGTCCCGCGCCAACAACGAAAGGGACGAGCGCCTCCCTCCCGGACAGAAGCCATCTCCCACTTGCATATGGCAATCATATGAGTTCGTGGGTTCATCGGGCGTCATCATATCCGGCGGCGGGAAGGTGAGAAAGCGCTGCTGAGTTCCGCGGCCATGGCCCATATATGTCCAtgatggccgccgccgccgccgcttttGATATGGCGAAGCCTCCACGAGGGGCATGGCCCATGTGGTGCGGCGACGCGCGCGCACGGCATGGACGCACGCATCGGCAGACGGCTCCTAGTAGAGGCGGTCGGTGAGCGCCGGAGCCTCTCTGCCTCGCGCGTACTCTGTGCCCCAGCTGCGCATTATTTTGTGGTGCGGGAATCTGATAGATGAGATCTCGCACGTTTTCAGACGAGGGTTGGGTCGGGGATGCAGGCGCGACGCGCGGTGCAATGCACCACATGCGGCAATTCGCGATGGAGGAGCCGCCGGCCGGGGTGGTCCGTCCGACGCCGATCGGATCCGAGTGGCGGTACTGCGCTGTCCACGTCCTATCGGCCGCCGGCCGGTGCGCATGCAGCATCTGCGGCTGCGCTGTTCCTCCCCACTACTACTAGGAGTTGTGCTGTGTCGACCACCGGCAACAGCCCCCCCGATGGCGCCCTCGTGCTGATCGGCGCGCGCGGTGGGGTGGGGGCACCTGGCACCACCCACCAAGGCACCCCCGCCGCCGCAAAAGCCTTTTTTGGCAAACCGCCGCATGCATGATCAGATACGGCCGGTGGCCGGGCCCGTCCGTCCCCCCGCCTGGGTGTCCTGTCTGTCCTGGTCCCTTGATGGACAAGTACCAGCGTTTCTTTTTCTGCCCTACGAGCAGAGCACCGCCGAGCTGCGCGTGCCCTGGGAACAGTTCACTCGTCGATAGGACACCCACGTCTGTCCGACGCATCTACCTGTATTGTTCTTTCTACAACGACCACTGGATTACTGAAACGCAAATTTTGAAGCGTGTCCGCGCCGTCGCATTGTAGCAGATTGTTCTTCTTCAtcgagaaaaaaagaaaaagaaaagagaggaGCATCACTTCACTGATGCGCGCGCCCCCGTCGATCTACCGGACCGATAGTTTTGTCTATACTTGTGATTTATATTATCTTTCTAACCGATATATATACTAACTACTACCTGATCGATTCCTTCTGTCGGGTCATTCAGATGGCACTCACTCATCTCTTTCACCAaagaaaaaagaagaagagaGAAGGAAAAAAGGGACGGCGGCGGCACTCATCTGCCATGCGCGCGGGAGCTTAATCCTGTCGGGGGAAATGGGATTACGTCTACCTTTTCCAGATGCTCACGCTATTCTAGCTACCACTGTCCGTCCACTCGCAGGTTCGGCTCAGGGAATGAGACTGAAACCAAACGCAGAGATCGATTAGCATCTTTTTTTTTATCGTCGCGCTGCATGCCCAATGATTGTGCATGTCTTGTCTCGATGATCTTAGAACCCTGATACGGTGCGTCTCTGATGTGGCTGCAAGTAAAGCGACAGGTGTTCTAGGAGCCTTTAGATCAGCCGGCGCCGCAACGCGAGCAAACGGATCTTTTGTTCACCTTCTCCGGTTGATCCTGCTGCAGCATCAGCATTCGGATCCGGTGCCGGCATGCTTATCGCCTTCTACTATATATATACACACCACAGTATGTATGCGTTTGCCTGAACGTGATGTGTGGTGTGAGCTCGTGGATTACGTCTATAACCTGGACGATATATacatccgttctcgaatatttatcgtTAGATAGTCTATTTTTAAAATAAAACACGATAAATAAAAATATTTGTCGTCGGCTAATTTATTTTAAGCTAAAACACGATAAATAAAAGGGACTATGTTAATATTAGTAGGTCGAAACCTGTCTTACTTCTGTCCTATTGATAACGGGACTGAGGTGAACTGGACTCAAAATGAGT
This genomic window contains:
- the LOC100274580 gene encoding Auxin-responsive protein IAA2, giving the protein MAWRGPLGAGEEALDSGLELSLGLPAYFARPSGLDAAREEPAEASAYAIQAASGSNVSKARVRPAGAAPVVGWPPVRSFRRNLAASSSRPSSGKHTRQEGSAKDGLFVKINMDGVPIGRKVDLTAYGGYADLSAAVGKLFRGLLAAQRDRAATAGGEEEEEGEGPVIGGDYTLVYEDDEGDRVLAGDVPWEMFVATAKRLRVLKSSDVPASSVTLGAGGPERSAADCCC